Part of the Suricata suricatta isolate VVHF042 chromosome 8, meerkat_22Aug2017_6uvM2_HiC, whole genome shotgun sequence genome, GTTCTGAAGAGGGGTGCAGGCCAGCACCTGGCGGTGAGTGGTAGAGGccagagagaacacagaagggGATGGCAAGTGGAGGGGACTGCCACTTTATACAGCTGATCAAAGAAGGCACAAGAGGGACATCTGATCAGAGACCTTAAGAAACAAGGGGTGGGTTGGAGACTGGGCGAAACTGGTGAAGGGGGTCACAGGTACAAGCTTCCAATTAGAAGCCTGGTCCTGCAGATGTAAGGCACAGCATGGGgcctataaaatataatattgtacGGTATGTTTGTAAGGCCTGGATGTTAAATTATAGAGCTAATCATTTCATATACATGTGTCAAATCatacacaccatacacacatcaatgttttatgtcaattagatctcattttaaaagggggggagcagtggggcacctgggtggctcagttggttaagcggccaacttttttttttaatgttttatttatttttgatacagagagagacagagcatgagagggggagggtcagagagagagggagacacagaatccgaagcaggctccaggctctgagctagctgtcagtacagagcctgacatggggctggaacccatgaactgcgagatcatgacctgagccgaagtaggacacttaactgactgagccacgcaggcaccccaagattttaattttgctcTGATGGGGAGGTGAACCACTGGAGGGTCCTAGCAGACGGTCATCTGACTTAGAACTTAAAGCCCTCACCCTGGCTGCTCTGTGAAGAAGACAGTAGGGAGAGAAGTAGGAAGCTACTGAAGTAATCCAGGTGAGAATAGGCTGGACCACGTGGTGGGATTTAAAAGGAATCAAAATTTAGACTCATGAATCTTCTAACATTGCActtggagaatttaaaaatatacacaaaaacagCCTATTGGACTCCCAAGTACCTATCACACAGCTTCAAACATTTCTAACATTGagctacttttattttatctggTTCTCCCCACTTGTGGGAGTGGGAGATTGGAATACTTTAAAGTGATCTCAAACCATCAAGTGTCACattcataaacatatatgtatctCTAACATGTTAAAGACTTATTAGCATCCACACTCAGTTCAGTTTTCACTCATTGCCTCAAAAACACCTGCTGACAATGTGTGTGTCTGCATTAAGGTCCAAACAACATCCAGATGTGGTGCTTTGTTGATGTGCCTCTTCTTCTATATCCGTAACAACCTTCCCTCTCCATCCTGTTACCCTTCTTAGGAATCTGATGTCTTGAATGCTTggacaggaagaaagaatgagaggagTCCAGGACGGCTCCATGGTTTGTGGCCTCAGGACCGAAGTAGCTCTGGGGTGGGTGAATGGTTCAGTTCTGGACATGTTTAAGTTTGAGATGTCCAAATGGGGCCACTCCATAGGCAGCTGGTATAGAGTCTAGTTTTGAGTCACGGCTGGAGAAGACGTGGTCACTCGGATAAAGTGTGGAAAGCCGCGTACCTGGACAAGCCACTGAGGGAAGGGGCACGAGCTCCCCTCCCTGTGCTTGGGTCATTTTACAGTCTTCTGATCACAGCAGCCCTCCCACTTTTAAAGTCCTGTTTGGACCTGTTTTCCCCAAACCACGTGCACATTCCTGGATGTTGACACAAAGTGGAAGGCAGTTTCTGGTGGCTGATGTGGGGTCCTGCCCCTAGGAGGGTATGAGGGCAAGAAGAAAGGCCAGGGGTAGGGGCATCATGGCACAAACTAGGTTTAGCTTTCTGCCACTTTGCTAATGCCTAAAACTTCAACTGCCCATTAACTTCAAAACCTCGacaacaattcttttaaaatgttattctttaaaaatctagCTACGTTCATTATGCAAGCGTTTATGCTTGACTTTCATATAGTTTAAAGTCCATATAAAAGCGATTATTTACAAGTTCTGGTTACAGTCCACAAACATAGTGCCTTTATTTCTGAGTTACCCACAAAACTCCCCTGCCACACATAGtttcccccatctctgcccctcagtTGCTAGAATCAGACTCTTTGGGGACTTACAGGGCCATAGCAGCTGTACAATAACTGGAGTATGACCTAATAAAGAGCTAGGCAGGCGTGGCAACTAGCAAACACTGGGGACAAACTACAAGAGAAAACGGGAACTTTCCTTCTGCCTCAGAAAGTGGGAGTGGTCCTATAAGTGGCCCTCAGATCAGGACAGGCCTGGTAATGCCACTGGCTTTGGGCTCCCCTGTGCAAAAAGCCACACAGGGCCCTTTATGTCTAGGAGTGTGGCCGCAGGCACCACAGGCAAAAGTTGTGCTGGAGGCTACGACCGAGAAACCGGCAGCTCAGCCAGCCTGAAGGCAGGTTGTGTTTGGCTCCTTTCACAAATACTGTgcgttttttgttgttgctttttaattttagaaagcgTGAGCAcgggagaggggcaaaaggagagggagagggagaaggagagaaggagagaaggagagagagggagaaggagagaaggagagaaggagagagagggagaaggagagagaaggggagagggagagggaaggggggagaaacaagcaggctccatacagcacggaacctgacacggggctcagtcccacaactctgggatcatgacctgagctggattcaagagttggattcttgtTTTTTTGAGTTTGGATTTTAAATGAGAAGAGTTcacatagggcacctgggtggttcagtccatcaAGCGTctggtctgactcttggtctcggatcaggtcatgttctcaaggttAGTgcgatggagccctgcatcaggctctgtgctgtcatgcagagcctgcttggaattctcccctgctcattctcattctctctcaaaataaatttgtacgaaaaagaataaaaaaagagaacagttcACATAAAACAGctggatttctggcttctcttggggaaaatttttttttccagaaaatttggCCAAACTGAGCCTGGATCCCACATGGTAAAATGGGCTTTGGGTGAATAGCGGCTCCTGCCCCTGTCCAGTCTGCCCCGTCCTCAGAGTTTCCTGTTGTTCCCAACACTGAAGCCAAGGCTGGCGACATCCACCATCTACTGTTTTCTTCATAATGGAAGGAAGACCAACATGAAACAGGTCTTAAGCCTGTGAGTTTATCCGAAAATGTGAAAGTAAAGAAATGCTGAAGACCTatagattaaataattttcaaggactcacaaaatctttttattatagCACTCTTCaggttcctttatttttaatagagatcGGTTTGGGGAAAAATCTCTCAGCCAAAAACGACCTTGATTGCTGGAAGTTCTAGGTATTTAATAGAGGTTACCTGATACAATGAGTTTTGGGAAAAAGAGGCAGAGTGACTTAACAATGATTTGATAATTATTGCTGGAAGTATGACCTCATAATAATAAGGGCTAGGTAGTTACCAAAATGCTTTAAAGAAAGGACcactttaaaaagcaattcaGTAAGCGGTTACACTGTGATCATATAAGGCTCATGGCTTCAGATTTTCTAAAATCATACATGATTCACAAAGTTCAGGATCCTCATTTTTTGGGAACGTACATTGTAAAAAACTAGTGTATAATGCAGAAACAAAGTGACGATGAAAACTGTCAGAGAcccaatatttttattaagaaaaataataaaactgtttcagaaaatgtaaaaaggaaaaaggacaggATTTTCCaagtaaacatattttctaaaattctaaatatgTATCTCACCAAAATAGTAACTAATTATAGGTCCACTGtttgatctttattttctaaagctTTCATATCTAATTGGTCCCAAAATGTCTTTGAGGTCCTTTTCATTAGTGCCATCCTACTTTCCAGGACTTAGAACATTCCTGAgttaataagcaaacaaaacaggtCATTGTCAGGAAGCCACAGTGGCGCTGCCTGTCTCTTTTCACTGATACTTGCATtcatccctggcctctggggggcATCTAAGCCTGTGACCCTTAACACACCTCACCCAGTCAGAAACTCCCCCCACTCACCTTCTCTCATCTTTTGATCTAATTCATCCAGTGTTGGCTCGATCAACTCCCAACCATCTGGGGGAGCTTTCCGGCTTCTTTTGACTTTAGGCATGTTTCCCACAAGATAATTTGCAAAGATCTGGGGGGAAAAATTAAATGGATTGGTGTCTGAACCTGAGATCCCCAAAGGCTTTCACCAGCTACTATTTTGGTGCATATTCACttccctgtttcctcatctttgcaACAGTGACACTATAGTCTACCTATAGGGCCATTTTGAAGATTTAATTGTAGTTATATGCAACATGCCTATGTTAAATGGGTTTAGTAGACGTTTTGCTGTTATTAACATCACCTATGAGCCTGGCCCTGTACTGGATACTGGGAACATAAAACAAAGTAAGACACAATTTCTGTCGTTGAGAAGGTGACATTCTagcaaggagacagaaagaaggtaCAACATGGTGTGGGAAGAACTATGGTTGGGAGAGTGGAGGGGAgtgtttaaaagggaaaaaagatggtAAAAGCCAAAGTACCTCAGGGTCTGCTTCCCAAGAGTGTAACACAAAGGTCTCTGGTCTCTTCAGTTATAGATATAGACTTAGGTTCTTGTCCAGCTCAACCAATTACTGTGACTTTGGGGGAGGTCACATTCCCTTTCTGGTCTTCagtcttatctgtaaaatgagggcagTGAATTAACTTGACTGCCAaagaggttgttttgttttgtttttaaagagagagagcatagaaacagggcagagagggagaatcttaagcaggctacatgctgagcatggagcccaacacaggctccgtcctgtgaccctgggatcgtgacctgagccatacAGTCAAatagctgagccatccaggcaccccccaaagAATCTTCAAAACCCAACACAGTATTACCTAAAGGCAAGTTATAAAAGTCCATACAATTGGCCAGTCCAAACATTTTTCAAACCACATAGCATTTCTAGGTGGCAGAGAATTCAGGTTAATTACCTCCTATTGTGAGGCATAGCAGACTCCTGTCGTGAAACTCAATCCGTCCCTTCTGTGGGGTGCCTCACAGCTTACAACgtccaccccacacacacatccccaGCCTCCTATCCTTAATTCTCCACAACAaccttacagatgagaaatgaaACGTCTACGGGTAAAGTCAGAGTCACACAGCTGAATACTGGCAGAGTATGATTCTGATGGAGGGTGGGCTCCTGACTCCCAAATCAGGGGTCTTTGCACCTGTCTCCCCGGCTCTGAAGCTAGAGGTGGTCAGAATCTACACCCTGCCCGAGCTCACCGGCTGGAAGAACAAAGATACGGGACATCAATTTGCTATGACCCAGGGAAATTCAAGAGCCCTGGTCCATCTGGAGGTCAGAGGACAACTCACAGTAGATAACAGAAGACAACTGGATCAAGAGGTATCGGGCGGTATAAGAGGTGGTAGCCCTCGCAAGAAGGGAGTGGAAAGACACTCTCGGAGCAAGGGAGGGAAAACGTTACAGTCGGGACTGTAAGTCAAAGGCCCATAGAGAGGACATCTGGACCGGGCCTACAAGAACAAACCgtatttagagagaaaatgtTTTCGAGAGAGAAAACAGCGGGAGAAGGGGGAGCCTAGAAGCAAGAGAACCCCCAAATCTCCCATTCCCTGGGCAGAACGAACTAGGCGCCGCCTCTTCTCAGGAACTCACTGACCTGCGGCTCCAGAGGCCCGCACCTATCCCAGGCCAGCCGCTCACACCGCCTCTGGGCCAGTGCAGACCTCCGATTCCTGGCCTTAGCCGTTACCAAGATACTAGACAACACAGGGAATACGCTCACCTTAATCACCGTCGCCGACTGCCGCCACTTTATCAACGGCTTCCGCTTCTCAGTAGCTCTCTCCAGGAGTCCTCGTGGAGCCCCGCCCCATATCGCGCTAAGATTGCGTCATTTTAGGTGTCTGCAACTCTGCCTATATAAATTCCAGCCCGCTGTTGCCTTTTGCCCTCACGTCCCGGGGAAACACCGGCAGGCTCAAGCGTCTCCCCGGGGACGGAGGGACTGGGGGCGCCGTTGCCTGGGTAGCGCGCGGGCGAGCCTGGACTCAGGCGGCACGCGGGACAACCTCCGTGCGCCGGCCTCCCTGAAGCCCCCGGTCCtcgaggcggcggcggcggcggcgcgcaGAAGACTGGGCCGGGCGGAAGAAGTCGAGCCCGAGATATTTCCGGTTCCGGTGTCAGTTCGAGGCGCCGCCgcagctgccgccgccgccgaATCCGCGATGCCTAAAGGAGGTGAGGGGCAAGCGCGCGTGGCCCGCGGGCCTCGAGGGGCTGCGTGAGTCTGGCTCCCGCTGTTCATTCAGCCCGCCGGCGTTTCGGAGAGCGGCGCAGAGGGAGGCCATCCGCGCAGCTgagggccaggcctgggcctTGGCGCCCAGTTGTCCcgatggagaaactgaggaccGGAGTGGCTACGAGCCACTCTTTCGGGGGTCTGAGGAGACCCAGAGGGTCGGCTCGTCGCCAACGCCAAAGGCGTTATCTAGGGTGCGCTTCTCTTGGCCCGGGGGACCTGGCGTTTATTCCCTCTTCCAGGCTCGTCGGGGACTGAGTCACCGCGTCCCGCGCCTGTGCCGGGCCCGTCTGCCTTGCGCGTAAAACGTGGGGCCTCTCGAGCTCTGGGGGAGCTAGGCCTGCCTAATGAGACCTAACTTGATGCTCTCCAGGCTGGCCGACCTGGTTTTGAATGTCCCTATTCGGCAGCGGCTCCATGTGTGCCTTGCAGCCAGTGGCTTTATCTCCcgctctgttttcttatttgcaaacGGGGCTTATGTTGGTACCTACCTCATAGTAGTAATGTGAGGCTTCAACCGGGTGATCCACGTGGCGTGCGCAGCACAGCTCCAGGCAGTCAAGCGCCCGCTAAGCATTATTTATACGGTTTCATCAATTTCTTGGCCAAAAGGATAGAGGATCCATGGCTTCCCAGTGCATCGTGGACAGTCCTTCATTCTCTTTCCCCTGAGAGTCTGTAGGTCTTGATTTCAAGTATAGCTGTGTCACTGCCCAACCCTGTGGtctgaaacaaattatttaattccAGCCCGTCTTTTGTCATCTGGAACACCTGGCTAATAACCCTGAGCTTGGAGAGCTGGAGACAGAGGTCATAAAATATTAGAGCACTCAAAGTGCTAGGCTAACTTCTGGCCCAGAACAGATAGATGTTCGGTTAATAGGGGTAGCTCATCTGTCGTGCTGGTTAAGAGGCTTTAGCCCACAGGAAATCTACTTGGAGCTCTTTCAAACCTAAATGACTTCCTGATTCTACTTGCAGAGATACTGGGGTTTACAGAGTCGAATCCATTTAAATCTACCTCTCTGCTGATTTATCTTGTGGTAGGAAGCACCAGGTCTCTTCCATTTTCCACAGCTGTCTGTTCTGCAAAATGAGGGTGCCTTCTGGTTCCAGAATTCTGGTTCTAAGGGTCCTACTTTATAGATACTTTGAGCCAAGGTTGGAGGTTACAAAATCCTAAATGCGAATTCTTGATTAAATGACTTGGCCTTTGGCTTGTGAAAAGCTTTATGAGCAGATAAGAGTAACCTGTTTGGCTTGTGTTGATTTGCttgcaaagcaaaagaaatggtttgttttttaagtagaaaattacCCAAGAAAAAAGGATGAACTCTTTTTCTATTAGTTAACTGTAGAGCATTTTCAAAGGTATGCTGGTAAAAGTTATTGTAGACCCTGAGCTAAGGTCTCTGTTTCCCTCGCCAAGCGTGCGGGATGAGAACCTGTAGTAGCCAGTTTTGAAGTGTTATTACTGCCTGGAAAATTGAGAGGGCAGGAAAGGGTGTTGGGTATTTTTTAACGGCAAGCTTGATCTCTCACAATAGGACTTTCATGAGCATAGGCCGAGACACCCCCTGGGAACCCAGGTCCTCATTAGAAATGGGTGGTGTGATCTGTAGCAGGCCAATTATGGCGTTGCAGCTGCTGTCTAGGAAATAGGAGGAGGTCGGTATTTCTGCTACTGTCCTTCCAGTCCAGAGAAGCTCTGGCTGTCTAATTACAGATTCTCTGCACGCAGCGAGATTCACTAGAAATCAGCTGGGTCAAAGCTTCCAGAAGAGGTGGGGTTGCATTGAGGCCACAACCACCCCAGCATCCCCATGACTAGCAGAGCAGGGATCAATCTGTTATCCTGGATCAAGGTGGTCAGACTGATACTCTTAGATGAACTTTAATTGCTAATCGCATTTTTAACTGCTAGAAGGGAGTTAgctttattttcaactttaacTTTGCCAGCTTTGTTTCTTACTCCACACAGAAGAAAGTTTCCAatcagttttatgtttttttttctttttattgtaccACTTAGGTACAGTGTTTCATTAcattccctgatttttttttaatttattttgaaatagagcgCATAatcaggggcgggtcagagagggagagagaatcccaggcaggctctgccaTGTAAGCACAGAGGCCAGTGCTGGGCTTCAagccacaaatcatgagatcatgagctgggcagAAACCaggagttgtatgcttaaccgattgaaccacccaggtgccccgcgtTCCCTGACTTTTACAGGGAATCACTAATGTGGTCAGTGGCTTTGTTTTTTATCTCCTGCCAAAATACTTTATTAGAAAAGTTACAAACGGAGCATATGTTTTTGTGGTGCTTAATCTGATGTCAGGCATTGTTCCATGTTTTACATGTGTTAACAAATTCCTTCTCGTGACAATTCCAGGAGGTAGGGACACAGAGGAAGACGCTGAGACTGAGAGGTCAGGTACCCGCCCAAAGCTCATAAGTGATCTGAGATTTGAGCCCGAGGATCAGACTCCAGCGTTCGTGCTCTTCACCATTCAGCTTCAGTCGTTAGTGACTTGTCTTTAGAACAGGatcagccaggggcgcctggatggctcagtcggttaagcctccaaccttcGCTCAGatcaaatctcacgttcgtgggtttgagccccgtgtcgggctctgtgctgacagctagctcagaacctggagcctgcttccagttctgtgtctccttctctctctgcccctccccctctcaggctctgtctctctctgtatcaaaaataaataaaacattaaaaaaattaaaaaaaaaagaacaggatcaGCCATGATTCTCCATAAATGGGCTTGTTCTGTGAGGCACAAATGAGCCCATGGCTGTGCAAGAGCTTTTGCAAGTAAAAAGCACTGTAGCATTAAATGTTCTTACTGCATTTTGGTCCGCTGTGTTTGGATACTAAGGTGCCATGGGATTCAGGCAGTTATTACAGGCAGTGTGCCCTCACCCACATCCTCCTCTCAGGTCTTATCTGTAGGAACCTGCGTCTAGCACGGAGTTTGGTGCCGCATCAGGTGGTCCCTTTGAACATGTGTAGGTAGGAGAGTAGGTTTGGATGGTGCTtggtgaggggaagaggaggtcTCTGCAGCCTCTGATGACAGCACTTCAAGCAGGACACAGCCTTCTGGGGCTCAGGGCAATCAGGGAAGCTGATTCCCTCCCACCTTCCTAAACTGTCAATCCTCgtgcagggagaaagggaggccaCAAAGGCCGGGCACGGCAGTACACAAGCCCTGAGGAGATCGACGCACAGCTCCAGGCTGAGAAGCAGAAGGCCAGGGTGAGTACATGGCTGTGCAGGCCACTCCAGTGGCTCAGGGCAGTGCCCTGCCTCTTTGGTATCCAGGGAGGCCAGGCAGGGACCACCACTTCCTAGGCAAAAGCCAGCACCtgaggtttggggtgggggtggacagcAGGCAGGTGTCCCAGAACAATGAGTGACAGTTAAGAGGAGAGCTATCGTGATTGAATCAATCAGTTACAACTTCGTCCTTTTAGCAATGGTCGCCTTAGTGGGTGTCTGTTCTTGGTCCTGTGTCCTGCTCTCTGGGAGCTGTCCTTCTGCCAGGTCCTGCCCATCCATCCATAGCTCAAGCTCCCTGCAGTCCCCATCTGTCTGCTGTAGCCATGTCACACCCAGCATAACACGgtgccctgcctcccccaccgCCAGCAGGCAGAGTACCCTTTGTTCCTCCAAACTCTGCTCAGCATCACCTCCTCTGTGGTTCTCACTGATGCTCTTCACCCCGCCCCCTCTAGTCCGAGCTTCGTAGTTTCTCCACTCTGTTCCTGCAGTGCCTTTTCCAGCCTACTGTCAGGAAATGGAATATTTCCATCTTTGTCCATGTCCACATCCCTGACCACACCACTAGATCCTCGCCTGGAGAAGGGCCGAAAAGAGCACAGTGAGGCTGGATGGGTGACACAGCTATGGAGGGCCTGGGAGCCCCTAAAAGGGAGAGGCCACctctgagtgggggagagggggagggctgGATGGAGCAGCTGCCAGTTAAGCAGGACCTTGGAGAGTATGTGGGCAAAGTGCTAGGGCGAAGGAAGTACTGGTTTTGTTAGGAATTTTTTTGGTGGTGAAgcaagaaagatggaaggaagtgGAACACAGCGGAGGACTTGCCCAGGAAAGTGGTACAATTTGGTGGCTGCATGTGGcagctggggagaaggaagggggctGAGCAGGACTACGGCTCCCAGCCCCACAGTTGGGTCCTTCTGACGCTGGGAGATGAACTTCTCACCCAGGCTGGAGTGTGGGAATGACTTCCCCAGGCGATGGAGACGAGTGTATAGGCTGCCTCTGACCAGGGGCCGGGGTTACAGGGTAGGACCTTTGTCATACTTGGTCCCAGCCTTGTGGGGGCTTAATTCCTCTGGATCCACAGTCTGGAGGTGGTGGGAGCAGGGGTCACAGTCTAGGGGGTTTGTGCATTTTTGATTTTGCAGGTTGTCCAtttctgaaacaggaagaagaggaacAAGGAGAAGAAAGTGGAGATGGGGCTGCGGGGGACcccaaaaaggagaagaaatcccTAGACTCAGATGAGAGTGAAGATGAGGAAGATGATTACCAGGTGCTGAGTTTGGCAGAGGCCTGGGACCTGGACTCATTCGTTCAGCAAACATCTGTCAAGTGCCTGTTGGTCACCATTTCCAATGTGGAATGTGGACAGAGTCTTCACCCTTAAGGGGTTATGTTTTAATAGCGAGGTATAGACAATGAGAAAGTAAACAAATGCTGTAATTTCAAGTAGTGGCAAGTATTAGGAGTAAGGTGCATTGATTGTGAGTACTTGAAGTAGTGTGTGGTGAGGAGGGTGACTTTTAAACTGAGATCTGAAAAATAGGCTGCAGCCTAAATGTGAAAAACTAGAGCCTACTATGTGAAAAACCATCATGTAGAACCATGAGGGTGGTCAGATTAGCAAGTGCAGGGGTTCTGGGGTGGGACAGGGAACAGCAGGAGGCTGGTGGGGATGTGCCT contains:
- the PDAP1 gene encoding 28 kDa heat- and acid-stable phosphoprotein produces the protein MVWEELWNSLTCGSRGPHLSQASRSHRLWASADLRFLALAVTKILDNTGNTLTLITVADCRHFINGFRFSVALSRSPRGAPPHIALRLRHFRCLQLCLYKFQPAVAFCPHVPGKHRQAQASPRGRRDWGRRCLGSARASLDSGGTRDNLRAPASLKPPVLEAAAAAARRRLGRAEEVEPEIFPVPVSVRGAAAAAAAAESAMPKGGRKGGHKGRARQYTSPEEIDAQLQAEKQKAREEEEQGEESGDGAAGDPKKEKKSLDSDESEDEEDDYQQKRKGVEGLIDIENPNRVAQTTKKVTQLDLDGPKELSRREREEIEKQKAKERYMKMHLAGKTEQAKADLARLAIIRKQREEAARKKEEERKAKDDATLSGKRVQSLSLNK